Proteins found in one Brachypodium distachyon strain Bd21 chromosome 5, Brachypodium_distachyon_v3.0, whole genome shotgun sequence genomic segment:
- the LOC104581366 gene encoding DNA-directed RNA polymerase II subunit rpb1, which yields MALSSGFCSRADSVLSPPSYTPGTPSSFPESYEEYTPSSPSTRPGSPYYTPSSPSLRSGSPYYTPSSPSPRPASPDYTPATPSRAASPDYTPLTPSDQHPASPYYTPSTPSPRRAASPDYTPSTPPPPSFLVSDAESRTSPYYAPSTPDYTPSSTPPTSPLASDAESRT from the exons ATGGCGCTCTCTTCCGGGTTCTGCTCCCGCGCCGACTCCGTCCTCTCGCCGCCCTCTTACACCCCGGGTACGCCCTCATCGTTCCCGGAGTCCTACGAGGAGTACACGCCGTCCAGCCCTTCTACGCGCCCTGGGTCGCCGTATTACACGCCGTCCAGCCCTTCTCTCCGCTCTGGGTCACCGTACTACACGCCATCGAGCCCTTCTCCGCGCCCCGCGTCACCGGACTACACGCCGGCAACCCCTTCACGCGCCGCGTCGCCGGATTACACGCCCCTGACGCCGTCAGATCAGCACCCTGCATCGCCATACTACACGCCATCGACTCCCAGTCCCAGGCGTGCTGCGTCACCGGACTACACGCCCAgtacgccgccgcctccgtcgtTCCTGGTGTCCGACGCCGAGTCGCGGACGTCTCCATACTACGCACCGTCGACGCCGGACTACACGCCGTCCAGCACGCCGCCTACGTCGCCCCTGGCGTCCGACGCCGAGTCCCGCAC GTAG
- the LOC100834757 gene encoding uncharacterized protein LOC100834757, whose translation MDFNGCYMLTSRRSVGVADAGSDDSLDGISALPDTMNLAHKQKVRGVWETPVDNLESTSQSFVMSCKDDSFSISGSSKLHKSTSEETAMSGKSAPSESRKDRFGNNGTSKVPRMGSVLGTAGMLGYGRAVDILDTLGCMMTTLSPDGGFISRATKGCQISILAFEVANTILKGASVMQSLSKDSVTYFKQVVLPSEGVQNLISSDMSELMQIVANDKREELKLFSQEIIRFGNRCKDPQWHNLDRYFLKLESESVPQKQLKETATVEMQKLMALVQRTTELYHELHALDRFEQDYRCQLKGKENSNGFEKGENIQVLRLELKTQRNYVKSLKKRSLWSKTLEDVVEKLVDIVQYLHVEIDVSFGISDGGELSSESTVGGQRLGPAGLALHYANTVIQIYSIVSRSGYVPANSRDALYQGLPPRVRLALPNKLRTSSMPQELTIDQTRAMMEKTLKWLVPMAINTTCARGFLRFSEWAKSGTERVGRGPGRPDMIETLYHADKAMTEAYILELVVWLHHLVNQSNRPPNVKEQSI comes from the exons ATGGATTTCAACGGTTGCTACA TGTTGACATCAAGAAGATCTGTTGGTGTCGCCGATGCAGGGTCTGATGATTCACTTGACGGTATCAGCGCATTACCTGACACAATGAACCTGGCACATAAGCAGAAGGTCAGAGGTGTTTGGGAAACTCCTGTGGATAACCTGGAGTCGACGAGCCAATCCTTTGTAATGTCCTGCAAGGATGATAGTTTCTCTATTTCGGGGAGTAGTAAGCTGCACAAATCGACATCAGAAGAGACAGCTATGTCTGGAAAATCGGCTCCATCTGAGTCGAGGAAAGACAGATTTGGAAACAACGGAACAAGCAAG GTTCCTAGGATGGGTTCAGTGCTTGGCACCGCCGGCATGCTTGGGTATGGGAGAGCAGTGGACATTCTAGACACACTAGGCTGCATGATGACAACCTTGAGTCCGGATGGTGGCTTTATTTCCAGGGCAACGAAAGGTTGCCAGATATCGATTCTAGCATTTGAGGTTGCCAACACTATACTGAAAGGTGCTAGCGTTATGCAATCTCTCTCGAAAGACTCTGTTACATACTTCAAACAAGTGGTGCTTCCTTCTGAAGGTGTGCAGAATTTGATTTCTAGTGACATGAGCGAGTTGATGCAGATCGTAGCTAATGACAAAAG GGAAGAGCTGAAACTATTTTCACAAGAGATTATCAGGTTTGGCAACCGTTGTAAAGATCCACAATGGCATAATCTGGACCGCTATTTTCTCAA ACTAGAATCAGAAAGTGTACCCCAGAAGCAGCTGAAAGAAACAGCCACAGTTGAGATGCAAAAGTTGATGGCTCTTGTTCAACGTACAACG GAGTTGTATCATGAGCTACATGCCCTAGATAGATTTGAGCAAGATTACCGCTGTCAACTGAAGGGAAAGGAAAattcaaatgggtttgaaAAAG GCGAGAATATTCAAGTTCTGAGACTAGAATTGAAGACCCAAAGAAATTACGTGAAGAGCTTGAAGAAAAGATCTTTGTGGTCGAAGACATTGGAAGAT GTTGTTGAGAAGCTTGTTGACATTGTGCAGTATTTACATGTTGAGATCGATGTCTCCTTTGGGATTTCTG ATGGAGGTGAACTGAGTTCTGAATCAACTGTGGGCGGTCAGAGACTAGGACCTGCTGGACTTGCATTGCACTATGCAAATACTGTTATTCAGATCTATAGCATT GTTTCTCGATCAGGGTATGTACCAGCAAATTCAAGAGATGCCCTATACCAAGGGCTGCCACCAAGGGTCAGATTGGCTCTGCCAAATAAATTAAGAACTTCCTCAATGCCTCAGGAG CTCACTATTGACCAAACAAGGGCAATGATGGAGAAAACTCTGAAATGGCTTGTCCCAATGGCCATCAATACCACCTG TGCCCGAGGCTTTTTGCGGTTTAGCGAGTGGGCAAAATCAGG GACTGAGCGGGTTGGAAGAGGGCCAGGTCGACCAGATATGATCGAGACACTCTACCATGCCGACAAGGCAATGACCGAGGCTTACATACTGGAGCTGGTCGTCTGGCTTCACCACCTTGTCAACCAGAGCAACCGGCCGCCCAATGTTAAAGAACAATCCATCTAA